A single Antechinus flavipes isolate AdamAnt ecotype Samford, QLD, Australia chromosome 5, AdamAnt_v2, whole genome shotgun sequence DNA region contains:
- the KCNJ4 gene encoding inward rectifier potassium channel 4 encodes MNGHSRNGQAHAPRRKRRNRFVKKNGQCNVYFANLSNKSQRYMADIFTTCVDTRWRYMLMIFSAAFLVSWLFFGLLFWCIAFFHGDLEPGPGPAGGPAGAGPGGGGGPPPAAVKPCIMHVNGFLGAFLFSVETQTTIGYGFRCVTEECPLAVMAVVVQSIVGCVIDSFMIGTIMAKMARPKKRAQTLLFSHHAVISVRDGKLCLMWRVGNLRKSHIVEAHVRAQLIKPYMTEEGEYLPLDQRDLNVGYDIGLDRIFLVSPIIIVHEIDEESPLYGMGKEELESEDFEIVVILEGMVEATAMTTQARSSYLASEILWGHRFEPVVFEEKSHYKVDYSRFHKTYEVAGTPCCSARELQESKITVLPAPPPPPSAFCYENELALMSQEEDELEEDVAGLGLEGGSKEDGGIIRMLEFGSHLDLERMQATLPLDNISYRRESAI; translated from the coding sequence ATGAACGGACACAGCCGGAACGGGCAGGCCCACGCCCCCCGGCGGAAACGCCGCAACCGCTTCGTGAAGAAGAATGGCCAGTGCAACGTCTACTTCGCCAACCTCAGCAACAAGTCCCAGCGGTACATGGCGGACATCTTCACCACGTGCGTGGACACCCGCTGGCGCTACATGCTCATGATCTTCTCGGCCGCCTTCCTGGTCTCGTGGCTCTTCTTCGGCCTGCTCTTCTGGTGCATCGCCTTCTTCCACGGGGACCTggagccggggccggggccggcgGGCGGGCCGGCGGGGGCGGGCCCCGGGGGAGGCGGCGGCCCCCCGCCCGCGGCCGTGAAGCCCTGCATCATGCACGTGAACGGCTTCCTGGGGGCCTTCCTCTTCTCGGTGGAGACGCAGACCACCATCGGCTACGGCTTCCGCTGCGTGACGGAGGAGTGCCCGCTGGCCGTGATGGCCGTGGTGGTGCAGTCCATCGTGGGCTGCGTCATTGACTCCTTCATGATCGGCACCATCATGGCCAAGATGGCGCGGCCCAAGAAGCGGGCGCAGACGCTGCTCTTCAGCCACCACGCCGTGATCTCGGTGAGGGACGGCAAGCTCTGCCTCATGTGGAGGGTGGGCAACCTGCGCAAGAGCCACATCGTGGAGGCGCACGTGCGCGCCCAGCTCATCAAGCCCTACATGACGGAGGAGGGCGAGTACCTGCCCCTGGACCAGCGGGATCTCAACGTGGGCTACGACATCGGGCTGGACCGCATCTTCCTGGTGTCCCCCATCATCATCGTCCACGAGATCGACGAGGAGAGCCCCCTGTACGGGATGGGCAAGGAGGAGCTGGAGTCGGAGGACTTTGAGATCGTGGTCATCCTGGAGGGCATGGTGGAAGCCACGGCCATGACCACCCAGGCCCGCAGCTCCTACCTGGCCAGCGAGATCCTCTGGGGCCACCGCTTCGAGCCCGTGGTCTTCGAGGAGAAGAGCCACTACAAGGTGGACTACTCGCGCTTCCATAAGACCTACGAGGTGGCCGGCACCCCGTGTTGCTCGGCGCGGGAGCTCCAGGAGAGCAAGATCACGGTCCTCCCCGCCCCGCCGCCACCGCCCAGTGCCTTCTGCTACGAGAACGAGCTGGCACTCATGAGCCAGGAGGAGGACGAACTGGAGGAGGACGTGGCCGGCCTGGGGCTGGAGGGCGGCTCCAAGGAAGACGGCGGCATCATCCGCATGCTGGAGTTTGGGAGCCACCTGGATTTGGAGAGGATGCAGGCCACCTTGCCCCTGGACAACATCTCCTACCGCCGGGAGTCAGCCATCTGA